Below is a genomic region from Amycolatopsis sp. 195334CR.
GATGGCCCGCCACGCGCGCAGGAATGTCTCCTGCACCAGGTCTTCGGCCTCGTCGAACGAACCGAGCATGCGGTAGCAGTGCACGCGCAGTTCCCGCCGGTGCTGTTCGGCCAGTGCGGCGAATTCGTCAGCGTCCATCGTCGTTTTCCGGCTTCTCGGTGGGGAAGAGGATCGGGCTGAGCAGGTACTGCGCGCGGCCGGGGGCTGGTTCGTTGCGCAGGTGCGGCACGATCGCCTCGCGCAGGCCCTCGATCAGCGCGGCGAGTTCGGCCGGGTCGAGCCAGAGCGCGTGCTGGCGGTAGCCGACGAGGTCCTCGGCCGGGTCGGCGTTCTCCCGGTCGAGGTAGGCGTTGAACTCCGCGATCAGGATGGTCATCGCGACGCCGAACCCCCGCCGGTGCTCGTCGGGGGAGACCACGGCGTCGATCACCGCGCGCTCGCGGTTGAGCCGGTACCGCCGCTCGACGGCGCCGCGGACCCGCTGTTCACCGTCCACTTCGAGCACTCCGGCGTCGGCGAGCAGGCCGACGTGGCGGTAGACGGTGGCTTTCGAGACGTCGGGCGCGCGATCGCACAGCTCGGCGGTGGTCAGCGCGCGATCGCCGGTGAGGGCGTGCACGAGGCGCAGCCGGACCGGGTGCACCAGCAGTTCCAAGGTGTCCACGCGGAAACGGTCTCACATCGTGCTACCGTTCTCAAAAGATGCGAAAGGTGGTCGTTGTGACGGACGAAGCCGGAAAGCCGCCGCTCGGGCGGCGCTACGAGATCAACGGGAAGCGGCTGGCCCTGTACCGGGACGGCGAGGGCGGGCCCGCGGTGGTGTTCCTCCCGGGCGCGGGACTGGTGGGGCTGGAGTTCCTGAACCTGCGCGAACGTGCCGCCGAGCTGACCACGAGCGTGCTCTACGACCGCGGTGGCACCGGCTGGAGCGACGCGACGGAACTGCCGCGCAGTGCCGAGGCGGTCGCGGTGGAACTGCGCGAACTCCTGCGGGCCGCGGAAATCCCGGCGCCGTACGTGCTGGCCGGCCATTCGCTGGGCGCGTTCTACGCCCGCCGGTACGCGCAGTTGTTCCCCGGCGACGTGGCGGGCCTGCTCCTGCTCGATCCCGGCCACGAGGACATCTACGACTACCTGCCCGCCGAGGCGGCGGCGTTGAACGAGCAGATGTCCGCCGACGTGCCCGAAGTGACCGCGGAGCAACTGGAACAGTCGCGGGTCGCGCTCGCCGAGTTGTACGCCGCCTGGCCGGATTCCGTGCTGGGGCCGCTGATCGAGAACAGGCTGGCGCTCTGGCGGACCGGCCTGGACGAGACGGCCAATTTCGAAAGCGAGCTGTACGGCGAACTCCGGGCCGGCGGCGCGCTGCCCGACGTGCCGCTGATCGTGTACACCGCGATGGGCCGCAACCCGTACTGGGCGCAGTTCGTTTCCGGTGACCTCGAACGGCGGTTGCACGAGGGCCTGCACTCGATGCACGCCGCGCTCGCCGCGTCGGTGCCGCGGGGGGTGCACCGGACGCTCGACGACGCGTCGCACCAGTACCTCCACGTGGGGCACACCGACGAGCTGGCCACCGCGATCGGGGAACTGGTCGGCAATTCCAGGAGAAGAGGATCCGGGGCAGGAATTGATAATCTCGGTGAATGACAGCATGGTATGAATCGCAGCGATTTCTCCGCAAACTCCGGCGATTCTCCGCCGGGGCGTCGGCCGGGGCCGAACACGCCGAGCACCTCGAACTGTTCCGCCGGTTCTCCCCGTACAGCCTGATCACCGAAGACCTTTTCTGCGACAACCTGGCACTGGTCCGGGAACGGCTGCGCGACCTCGACGGCGCCGTGGTCGAATGCGGGACGTGGAAGGGCGGCATGGCCGCGGCCATGATGCAGCTCGGCGGGCCAGGGCGCTCCTACCACTTCTACGACTCCTTCGAAGGCGGGCTGCCGCAGGCCACCCCCACCGACGGGGAGGACGCGATGACCTGGCAGGCCGCCACCGACGACCCGCTGTACTTCGACAACCTGCGCACCCGGGCGGAGGATTTCCGGGCGCTGGTGGGCGAAGCGGGCTTCCCGGCGGTGCACGTCCACGAAGGCTGGTTCGAGGACACCGTGCCGCGCTACGACGGCGAGCCGATCGCCGTGCTGCGGCTCGACGGCGACTGGTACGACTCGACCATGGTCTGCCTGGACCACCTCTACCCGCACGTGAAGGCCGACGGCATCATCATCCTCGACGACTACGACGCCTGGGACGGCTGCAGCCGCGCGGTGCACGATTACCTTTCCCGGACGAAATCCACCGCGCGCCTGCGCCGGTTCGGCGACACCGGGATCACCCTGCTGCACAAAGTGGACGACTGAGCCGGAAAACGCACAAGGCGGATTTCCCGGGGAAACGGGAAATCCGCCTTTTTGGTGCGGGACGAATCAGTCGGGCACCGAGCCGCAGGTCATGTTCGTGATCGTGCCGGTCATCGCGGCCGCACGATCCGACGCGAGGAAAACCGCCACCGCGGTCATTTCGGCCACGGTCGGCGTGCGCTGCAGCATGGTCCGCTCCGCCAGCACGTTCGCGTGGCCCTCCGGGTCGAGCCCGTCGGTGGCTTCGACCGGGGTGTCGAAGACGTTGGTGTGCCAGTCCTCCGCCCAGGCCCCGGGAATGCCCTCGGAGCGCAGCCCGAGCACGCGCACCCCGTGGAGGCCGACTTCCGCGGCGAGGCACCGGGTGAAGGTCTCCACCGCCGCCTCGGCCACCGCCGTGCCGCCCATCAGCGGGCCGACCAGCTTGGCCGGGGGCGAGGTCAGCGTGAGGATGACCCCGGACTGCTGCTTGACCATGCGGCGCGCGGCCGAGCGCATGGTGTGGAAGTTTCCCACCGTCGCGATCTCGATCGGCCGGGCGAAGTCCTCGGCGCTGATGTCGAGCAGCGGCACCCCGTGCACGTCACCGTGCGAGATGAGGTTGAAGGACACGTCGATCCGCCCGGCCTCGGCGGCGACGGCGTCGAGGTGGTCGTCCACCGCCCGCTCGTCCAGCGCGTCGACCACGGCCGTGTGCGCGGTGCCGCCGGCCCCGGTGATCTCGGCCGCGACCGCTTCGAGCGGGGCCGCGGTGCGTCCCGCGAGGTACACCGTGGCGCCGTCCTCGGCGAAGGCGCGGGCGACCGCCCGGCCGAGGGCGCCACCGGCGCCGTAGACGACGGCGGTTTTGTTCGCAAGCAACATGGGGCTCTCCTCCAGCGCCGCCCTGACCGGATGTCATCAAGACGTTACCGGCCGGGAGCGCCTTCGGGCGTATCGGATATTGCTCGGTGTTCAACCGGTGCGGTTGGTTTTTCCCCGCGATCACGCCGATCGGGTAGCCGAAGTGGCGCACGCCGGTGCCCGGTCCGGAGTAGTCCCGCCGCCACCTGGCGGGCAGCCGGTTTCAACGGCCGATCAGCGGGTACCGCTTTTCCATGGTTATGGATGTTTTTGTGGTGGGACTGGACGAAGAGAACGAGCGGACCCTGCACCGGATACCGGGTGCCGACGAGCTCCGCTTCCACGGGCTGCTGACCATTGAGGACATCCAGCACGGCGAGATACC
It encodes:
- a CDS encoding TylF/MycF/NovP-related O-methyltransferase, with translation MTAWYESQRFLRKLRRFSAGASAGAEHAEHLELFRRFSPYSLITEDLFCDNLALVRERLRDLDGAVVECGTWKGGMAAAMMQLGGPGRSYHFYDSFEGGLPQATPTDGEDAMTWQAATDDPLYFDNLRTRAEDFRALVGEAGFPAVHVHEGWFEDTVPRYDGEPIAVLRLDGDWYDSTMVCLDHLYPHVKADGIIILDDYDAWDGCSRAVHDYLSRTKSTARLRRFGDTGITLLHKVDD
- a CDS encoding helix-turn-helix domain-containing protein, translated to MDTLELLVHPVRLRLVHALTGDRALTTAELCDRAPDVSKATVYRHVGLLADAGVLEVDGEQRVRGAVERRYRLNRERAVIDAVVSPDEHRRGFGVAMTILIAEFNAYLDRENADPAEDLVGYRQHALWLDPAELAALIEGLREAIVPHLRNEPAPGRAQYLLSPILFPTEKPENDDGR
- a CDS encoding SDR family NAD(P)-dependent oxidoreductase, producing the protein MLLANKTAVVYGAGGALGRAVARAFAEDGATVYLAGRTAAPLEAVAAEITGAGGTAHTAVVDALDERAVDDHLDAVAAEAGRIDVSFNLISHGDVHGVPLLDISAEDFARPIEIATVGNFHTMRSAARRMVKQQSGVILTLTSPPAKLVGPLMGGTAVAEAAVETFTRCLAAEVGLHGVRVLGLRSEGIPGAWAEDWHTNVFDTPVEATDGLDPEGHANVLAERTMLQRTPTVAEMTAVAVFLASDRAAAMTGTITNMTCGSVPD
- a CDS encoding alpha/beta hydrolase; protein product: MTDEAGKPPLGRRYEINGKRLALYRDGEGGPAVVFLPGAGLVGLEFLNLRERAAELTTSVLYDRGGTGWSDATELPRSAEAVAVELRELLRAAEIPAPYVLAGHSLGAFYARRYAQLFPGDVAGLLLLDPGHEDIYDYLPAEAAALNEQMSADVPEVTAEQLEQSRVALAELYAAWPDSVLGPLIENRLALWRTGLDETANFESELYGELRAGGALPDVPLIVYTAMGRNPYWAQFVSGDLERRLHEGLHSMHAALAASVPRGVHRTLDDASHQYLHVGHTDELATAIGELVGNSRRRGSGAGIDNLGE